The genomic region AAAATCTCGCGGACCTCGGCCTGATGGGGGAAACGCCGCAGCGACTCGGGCAGCCAGCGGTACGGACCGTCCACGCCGACCCCAGCCTTGCCCAGCAAGGGGAGAAGCTGTTCGAAATACAGATAATAAAGCTGTTTGAACACCGGCGCGCCCGGCTTGGCCAGCTCCAGCGAAACCACCATGCCGCCCGGCCGCACCACCCGCCGCATCTCCGCCAGCACGGCGGCGATATCCGGCACATTGCGCAGCGCAAAGCCGATCGTGGCGCAGTCAAAACTGTCGTCAGGAAAAGGCAGCGCCATCGCGTTGCCCTCCACCAGCTCGACAGACCGGCCGAAGGGGCTGGCCGCGACATTGCCCGCGGCCACCTCCAGCATCTCGCGGCAAAAATCCAGGCCCGTCACCCGTCCGTCCGGTCCCGCTACCCTGGCGAGCTCCAGA from Sporomusaceae bacterium harbors:
- a CDS encoding demethylmenaquinone methyltransferase codes for the protein MADFSTAKEKYVHGVFAAIARRYDLMNTLLSFNRDKYWRRFAVARTGLAAGGRALDVCCGTGLLSLELARVAGPDGRVTGLDFCREMLEVAAGNVAASPFGRSVELVEGNAMALPFPDDSFDCATIGFALRNVPDIAAVLAEMRRVVRPGGMVVSLELAKPGAPVFKQLYYLYFEQLLPLLGKAGVGVDGPYRWLPESLRRFPHQAEVREIFRAVGLKEAVYHELTGGIVAVHTGRK